The Brasilonema sennae CENA114 genome includes a region encoding these proteins:
- a CDS encoding type II toxin-antitoxin system VapC family toxin, whose translation MTRVLCLDTSVWIPYLVPETYQLQARTLVTEALSLNLRLVAPAFTWAEVGSVLRKKTRMKVITTEEAQGFFQDFCELPIDYIEEEVIRVKAWEIAERYVLPTLYDAAFIACAESVSAEFWTADVTLVRQLTPRPIYLRELS comes from the coding sequence ATGACTAGAGTCCTGTGCCTTGATACCAGCGTTTGGATACCTTACCTTGTACCAGAGACTTATCAGCTTCAAGCTAGAACCTTAGTCACAGAGGCATTAAGTCTTAACTTGCGCTTAGTGGCTCCAGCATTTACTTGGGCAGAGGTAGGATCTGTGCTGCGAAAGAAAACTCGAATGAAAGTGATCACAACAGAGGAAGCACAGGGTTTTTTTCAAGACTTCTGCGAACTTCCCATTGATTACATAGAAGAGGAAGTCATTCGGGTGAAAGCTTGGGAAATTGCAGAGCGATATGTACTACCTACGTTATATGATGCAGCATTTATAGCTTGCGCTGAAAGTGTTTCTGCCGAGTTTTGGACGGCGGATGTAACACTTGTCAGACAACTCACGCCTCGACCGATTTACCTAAGAGAACTTTCTTGA
- a CDS encoding YlcI/YnfO family protein → MEREAVTIRFPSDLLAKARSLKEGNESLNDLVIEAVEQEVRRRRGWAAHQRIIARSEAVKVKTGIQSASTELIRSLRESEDRYD, encoded by the coding sequence ATGGAACGCGAAGCTGTAACAATCCGTTTTCCATCTGATCTACTTGCTAAAGCCAGAAGTCTCAAGGAAGGCAATGAATCTTTGAACGATTTAGTCATTGAAGCTGTAGAGCAGGAGGTGCGACGTCGGAGGGGTTGGGCAGCCCATCAACGGATTATTGCTCGCAGCGAGGCAGTTAAAGTGAAAACTGGTATACAATCAGCCTCTACAGAGTTGATCCGTAGCCTCAGAGAGAGCGAGGATCGATATGACTAG